A window of the Gammaproteobacteria bacterium genome harbors these coding sequences:
- a CDS encoding excinuclease ABC subunit UvrA — MHGARVNNLKDVSVRIPKRRLTVFTGVSGSGKSSLVFGTIAAESQRMINETYSAFIQGFMPTLARPDVDVLEGLTTAIIVDQERMGADVRSTVGTATDANAMLRILFSRLGQPHIGSPQAFSFNVASISGAGAVTFQRGGETVRERRSFSITGGMCPRCEGRGSVSDFDLSALYDDGKSLNEGALTIPGYSMDGWYGRIFRGCGFFDPNKPIRKYTKKELHDLLHKEPTKIKVDGINLTYTGLIPAIQKSFLSKDRDAMQPHVRAFVDRAITFTVCPDCGGTRLSETARSSKIDGISIADACAMQISDLAEWVRGLDKPSVAPLLAKLRHTLDSFVEIGLGYLSLERPSGTLSGGEAQRVKMIRHLGSSLTDVTYVFDEPTTGLHPHDVERMNDLLLRLRDKGNTVLVVEHEPATIAIADHVVDLGPGAGAAGGKVCYEGTVDGLRASGTVTGRHLDDVTGLKDAVREPAGVLPIRGATTHNLRNIDVDIPLGVLVVVTGVAGSGKSSLVQSVPSSAAVVAVDQAPIRGSRRSNPATYTGLLDPIRKAFAKANGVKPALFSANSEGACPNCNGAGVVYTDLGVMAGVAIPCEECEGKRFQASVLEYKLGGRDISEVLAMSVIEAEEFFGAGDGATPAAHAILERLADVGLSYLTLGQPLTTLSGGERQRLKLATHMAEKGGIYVLDEPTTGLHLADVEQLLALLDRLVDSGKSVIVIEHHQAVMAHADWIIDLGPGAGHDGGRIVFEGTPADLVADRSTLTGEHLAAYVGA; from the coding sequence GTGCACGGCGCGCGCGTGAACAATCTCAAGGACGTCAGCGTCCGGATCCCGAAGCGCCGCCTGACGGTGTTCACCGGCGTCTCCGGCTCGGGCAAGAGCTCGCTGGTGTTCGGCACGATCGCGGCGGAGTCGCAGCGGATGATCAACGAGACTTACAGCGCCTTCATTCAGGGCTTCATGCCGACGCTGGCACGGCCCGACGTCGATGTCCTCGAAGGCCTGACGACCGCGATCATCGTCGACCAGGAGCGGATGGGCGCCGACGTCCGCTCCACGGTCGGTACCGCGACCGACGCGAACGCGATGCTGCGCATTCTTTTCAGCCGGCTCGGGCAGCCGCACATCGGCTCGCCGCAGGCATTCTCCTTCAACGTCGCCTCGATCAGCGGCGCGGGTGCCGTCACGTTCCAGCGCGGCGGGGAGACCGTGAGGGAGCGCCGCAGCTTCAGCATCACGGGCGGCATGTGCCCGCGCTGCGAAGGCCGGGGCTCGGTCTCCGATTTCGACCTGTCAGCGCTGTATGACGACGGCAAGTCGCTCAACGAAGGCGCGCTCACGATTCCCGGCTACAGCATGGACGGCTGGTACGGCCGCATCTTCCGCGGCTGCGGCTTCTTCGATCCGAACAAGCCGATCCGCAAGTACACGAAGAAGGAGCTGCACGACCTGCTCCACAAGGAGCCGACCAAGATCAAGGTCGACGGGATCAACCTGACTTACACGGGGCTGATCCCGGCCATCCAGAAGTCGTTCCTCTCGAAGGACCGGGACGCGATGCAGCCGCACGTCCGTGCGTTCGTCGACCGGGCCATCACCTTCACCGTGTGCCCCGACTGCGGCGGCACGCGGCTCAGCGAGACGGCCCGCTCATCAAAGATCGACGGGATCAGCATCGCCGACGCCTGCGCGATGCAGATCAGCGATCTCGCCGAGTGGGTGCGCGGCTTGGACAAGCCGTCGGTGGCGCCGCTGCTCGCCAAGCTCCGGCACACTCTCGATTCGTTCGTGGAGATTGGGCTCGGCTATCTCTCGCTCGAGCGGCCGTCGGGGACGCTGTCGGGCGGCGAGGCGCAGCGCGTCAAGATGATCCGCCACCTCGGTTCCTCGCTCACCGACGTCACCTATGTCTTCGACGAGCCCACCACGGGCCTCCATCCGCACGACGTCGAACGGATGAACGACCTGTTGCTGCGGCTGCGGGACAAGGGCAACACGGTGCTCGTGGTCGAGCACGAGCCCGCGACGATCGCGATCGCCGACCACGTCGTCGATCTCGGCCCCGGCGCCGGCGCGGCGGGCGGCAAGGTGTGCTACGAGGGCACCGTCGACGGGCTGCGGGCGAGCGGCACCGTCACCGGCCGTCATCTCGACGACGTGACGGGTTTGAAGGACGCGGTGCGGGAGCCCGCGGGCGTGCTTCCGATTCGCGGCGCGACGACGCACAACCTGCGCAACATCGACGTCGACATCCCGCTCGGAGTCCTCGTCGTCGTCACCGGCGTCGCGGGCTCCGGCAAAAGCTCGCTCGTGCAGTCGGTCCCGTCCTCGGCGGCCGTGGTAGCCGTCGACCAGGCACCGATTCGCGGCTCGCGTCGCAGCAACCCGGCAACGTATACGGGGCTGCTCGACCCGATCCGCAAGGCATTCGCAAAGGCGAACGGCGTGAAGCCGGCGCTCTTCAGCGCCAACTCGGAGGGCGCTTGCCCGAACTGCAACGGCGCCGGCGTCGTCTACACGGACTTGGGCGTGATGGCCGGCGTCGCCATCCCCTGCGAGGAGTGCGAGGGGAAGCGCTTTCAGGCCTCGGTGCTCGAGTACAAGCTCGGCGGCCGCGACATCAGCGAGGTGCTCGCGATGTCCGTGATCGAGGCCGAGGAGTTCTTCGGCGCGGGCGATGGGGCCACGCCGGCCGCGCACGCGATCCTCGAGCGGCTCGCCGACGTGGGCCTGAGCTACTTGACGCTCGGCCAGCCGCTCACGACGCTCTCGGGCGGCGAGCGGCAGCGGCTCAAGCTCGCCACGCATATGGCCGAGAAGGGCGGTATCTACGTCCTCGACGAGCCGACCACGGGCCTGCATCTCGCCGACGTCGAGCAATTGCTCGCGCTGCTCGACCGGCTCGTCGACTCCGGCAAGTCGGTGATCGTCATCGAGCACCACCAGGCGGTCATGGCGCATGCCGACTGGATCATCGACCTCGGCCCCGGGGCGGGGCACGACGGCGGCCGGATCGTGTTCGAGGGCACACCCGCCGACCTCGTCGCCGATCGCTCCACGCTCACCGGCGAGCATCTCGCGGCCTACGTCGGCGCGTGA
- a CDS encoding ABC transporter permease — translation MNITAFFDSVGRDLRYALRGLSRRPAFTFAALLTLALGIGATVAIFSVVYSVLIKPLPYPNAGELVRIRHSAPGINVDDLAASSTMYLTYRDENRTFADIGMWQEDSATLSGRGAPERVRALRVSHGTLQALGVQPMLGRWFTEAEHGPAAEGPAPVILSYGFWQRRFGGDEAAVGRELSVDSQPAQVVGIMPRDFRFLDMTPQPDVILAVRLDPARQVIGSFGFQMLARLEPGVTPAEARADVERMLPIWRDAWPIMSGAALTRQAISSMRITPSVRSLKEDLVGDVASMLWVLMGAIGAVLLVACANIANLMLVRADARRQELAVRAALGAVPGRIARELLVESLVVGAAGSLVGLGLAYVGLRVLVAIGPSDLPRLQEISIHAPVLAFTVAVSLASTLLFGSVTALKHALHVDAPLVGEARGSSASRKRTTTRSALVVVQVALALVLVVSAALMMRTFQALRDVDPGFSDPATIQTARIWIPEDLFPDPEQYTRMQREILDKIAAIPGVDSVAFASLLPMEAQQQNGPPVVVEGRTLPAGETPVTRRYKFVSPGYFETMGTRTVARRGVTWSDIEAGGRVALISEDFAREIAEEPAGALGSRIRPPFGADAWREVIGVVQSVHEDGLYEEAPSSVYWPALAEQLGNRAVTGTPAVTFAIRSERAGTASLVEEVRQAIQSVSGSIPMAFEGTMQTFYAGSLARTSFTLVMLAIAGSMALALGVVGIYGVIAYVVAERTREIGIRSALGAEPRQLERMFQLHGLALTGAGAAAGLVAALALGRVMSSLLFGVGATDPAAYLAALGVIVAAAALASYMPARRAATIDPMATLKAE, via the coding sequence ATGAACATCACAGCGTTCTTCGATTCCGTCGGCCGCGACCTGCGCTACGCGCTCCGCGGCTTGTCGCGGCGGCCCGCATTCACGTTTGCCGCCTTGCTCACGCTCGCGCTCGGCATCGGTGCGACCGTCGCGATCTTCAGCGTCGTCTACTCCGTGCTGATCAAGCCGCTGCCGTATCCGAACGCGGGCGAGCTCGTGCGAATCAGGCATAGCGCGCCGGGCATCAATGTCGACGATCTCGCCGCCTCGTCGACGATGTACCTCACGTACCGCGACGAGAACCGAACGTTCGCCGACATCGGTATGTGGCAAGAGGATTCGGCGACGCTGAGCGGCCGCGGCGCGCCCGAGCGGGTGCGCGCGCTTCGCGTCTCGCACGGCACGCTTCAAGCGCTCGGCGTGCAGCCGATGCTGGGACGTTGGTTCACCGAAGCCGAGCACGGACCGGCGGCGGAGGGACCTGCGCCCGTCATTCTCTCGTATGGGTTCTGGCAACGGCGATTCGGCGGCGACGAGGCGGCGGTCGGGCGCGAGCTCTCGGTCGATTCGCAGCCGGCGCAGGTCGTCGGCATCATGCCGCGCGACTTCAGATTCCTCGATATGACGCCGCAGCCCGACGTGATCCTCGCGGTGCGCCTCGACCCTGCCCGGCAGGTCATCGGCTCCTTCGGCTTCCAAATGCTCGCGCGCCTCGAGCCGGGCGTTACGCCGGCCGAGGCACGTGCCGACGTCGAGCGCATGCTGCCGATCTGGCGCGACGCGTGGCCGATCATGTCCGGCGCCGCACTCACGCGCCAAGCGATCTCGAGCATGCGCATCACGCCGTCCGTTCGCTCCCTGAAGGAAGACCTGGTCGGCGACGTCGCGAGCATGTTGTGGGTGCTCATGGGCGCGATCGGCGCGGTGCTGCTCGTCGCCTGCGCCAACATCGCGAATCTGATGCTCGTCCGGGCGGACGCGCGGCGGCAGGAGCTCGCGGTACGCGCCGCGCTCGGAGCCGTGCCTGGGCGCATCGCGCGGGAGTTGCTCGTCGAGAGCTTGGTCGTAGGCGCGGCCGGCAGCCTCGTCGGATTGGGCTTGGCCTACGTCGGGCTGCGCGTGCTCGTTGCCATCGGCCCGAGCGACCTGCCGCGCCTGCAGGAAATTTCGATTCACGCGCCCGTGCTCGCGTTCACGGTCGCCGTGTCGCTTGCGTCCACGCTCCTGTTCGGGTCGGTCACGGCGCTCAAGCACGCATTGCACGTGGATGCACCGCTGGTCGGCGAGGCGCGCGGGTCGAGCGCGAGCCGCAAGCGCACGACGACGCGCAGCGCTCTGGTCGTCGTGCAGGTGGCGCTCGCCCTCGTGCTGGTCGTGAGCGCGGCGTTGATGATGCGGACGTTTCAGGCCCTGCGCGACGTCGACCCCGGCTTCTCGGACCCCGCGACGATTCAAACCGCGCGCATCTGGATTCCGGAGGACCTGTTTCCCGACCCGGAGCAATACACGCGCATGCAGCGCGAGATCCTCGACAAGATCGCGGCCATTCCGGGCGTCGATTCAGTGGCCTTTGCAAGCCTTCTTCCGATGGAGGCGCAGCAGCAGAACGGCCCTCCCGTCGTCGTCGAAGGCCGAACGCTGCCGGCAGGAGAGACGCCGGTCACGCGCAGATACAAGTTCGTCTCGCCCGGCTATTTCGAAACCATGGGCACGCGGACCGTCGCGCGACGCGGCGTGACTTGGAGCGATATCGAGGCGGGCGGCCGGGTGGCCCTGATTTCCGAGGATTTCGCCCGCGAGATCGCGGAAGAGCCCGCGGGCGCGCTCGGCAGTCGCATCCGGCCGCCCTTCGGCGCGGACGCGTGGCGCGAAGTGATCGGCGTGGTGCAGAGCGTCCACGAGGACGGGTTGTACGAGGAAGCACCCAGCTCCGTGTACTGGCCCGCGCTCGCGGAACAGCTGGGCAACCGCGCCGTTACCGGAACGCCGGCCGTCACTTTCGCGATCCGCAGCGAGCGCGCGGGCACCGCGAGCCTCGTGGAAGAGGTCCGCCAGGCGATCCAGTCGGTCAGCGGGAGCATCCCGATGGCTTTCGAAGGCACGATGCAGACCTTTTACGCCGGCTCGCTGGCGCGCACGTCGTTCACGCTCGTGATGCTCGCGATCGCAGGCTCGATGGCCCTCGCGCTCGGCGTCGTCGGGATCTACGGCGTCATCGCCTACGTCGTCGCCGAACGGACTCGAGAAATCGGGATTCGGTCGGCCCTCGGCGCCGAGCCGCGGCAGCTCGAGAGGATGTTCCAGCTGCACGGCCTTGCGCTCACCGGAGCGGGCGCCGCGGCGGGTCTCGTCGCAGCGTTGGCGCTGGGGCGCGTGATGTCGTCGCTGCTGTTCGGCGTCGGCGCGACGGACCCCGCGGCCTATCTCGCCGCGCTCGGCGTGATCGTCGCGGCCGCGGCGCTCGCGAGCTACATGCCCGCCCGCCGCGCGGCGACGATCGACCCGATGGCGACGCTGAAGGCGGAGTGA
- a CDS encoding DHA2 family efflux MFS transporter permease subunit produces MTFDPLAPSDAADGDAAAISPADAAAGPAAAAVSPAVAARNRLVINLLLVSAFVVILNETVMSVALPPLMVSLNVTANAVQWLTTAFLLTTAVVIPVTGFLLQRLHTRPIFIAAMSLFVFGTLVAAVSPGLGLLIVARVIQASGTAIMMPLLMTTVMTLVPPETRGKTMGNISIVMSVAPAVGPTLSGLILNYLEWRWLFILVLPIALGALSLGVRRIENVTTPRYAPLDVLSVILSAFAFGGAVYGISALGVPSAARPIPVALPLAVGAVAMIAFVLRQIALQKTNGPLLDLRTFASRTFTLSVLLMAIMMMTLFGTIILLPIYLQDVLGLSTLQTGLLLLPGGLLMGLLGPPVGRLYDRVGPTRLLVPGVIVVSLVLWAMTLLTTTTSIGAILLGHVIISIGFAFLFTPLFTVSLSSIKPELYSHGSALLGSIQQVAGATGVALFVTLMSARMAGLGALPETEALTGGIRAAFVCGAFLSLLAVGCAFFVRAPRAVRGGG; encoded by the coding sequence ATGACGTTCGACCCACTTGCGCCGTCCGACGCGGCCGACGGCGACGCCGCCGCAATTTCGCCCGCCGATGCCGCAGCCGGTCCGGCGGCTGCCGCCGTTTCGCCGGCCGTCGCGGCGCGCAACCGCCTCGTCATCAATCTGCTGCTCGTCTCGGCCTTCGTCGTCATTCTCAACGAGACCGTGATGAGCGTCGCGCTGCCGCCGCTGATGGTGAGCTTGAACGTAACGGCCAACGCCGTGCAGTGGCTCACGACGGCGTTTCTGTTGACGACGGCGGTCGTGATTCCGGTGACCGGCTTCCTGCTGCAGCGCCTGCATACGCGGCCGATCTTCATCGCCGCGATGTCGCTGTTCGTTTTCGGCACGCTCGTCGCCGCGGTCTCGCCGGGCCTCGGGCTGCTCATCGTCGCCCGCGTAATTCAGGCTTCGGGCACCGCGATCATGATGCCGCTGCTCATGACGACCGTCATGACGCTCGTGCCGCCCGAGACGCGCGGCAAGACGATGGGCAACATCTCGATCGTGATGTCCGTCGCGCCCGCCGTCGGGCCGACGCTGTCGGGCCTCATCCTGAATTACCTCGAATGGCGCTGGCTCTTCATCCTCGTGCTGCCGATCGCGCTCGGCGCCCTCTCGCTCGGGGTGCGCCGGATCGAGAACGTGACGACGCCGCGCTACGCGCCGCTCGATGTGCTCTCGGTGATCCTTTCCGCCTTCGCCTTCGGCGGAGCCGTCTACGGGATCAGCGCACTGGGCGTGCCGAGCGCCGCAAGGCCGATACCGGTCGCGCTGCCGCTCGCGGTCGGCGCCGTCGCGATGATCGCGTTCGTGCTCCGGCAGATCGCGCTGCAGAAGACGAACGGGCCGCTGCTCGATCTGCGGACGTTCGCGTCGCGGACGTTCACGCTGTCGGTGCTGCTCATGGCGATCATGATGATGACGCTCTTCGGCACGATCATCCTGCTGCCCATTTACCTGCAGGACGTGCTCGGCCTCTCGACGTTGCAGACCGGCCTGCTGCTCTTGCCCGGGGGTCTCCTCATGGGGCTGCTCGGACCCCCCGTCGGGCGCCTTTACGATCGCGTCGGCCCGACGCGCCTGCTCGTGCCCGGCGTCATCGTCGTGAGCCTCGTGCTCTGGGCCATGACGCTGCTGACGACGACGACTTCGATCGGCGCGATTCTTCTCGGGCACGTGATCATCAGCATCGGGTTCGCATTTCTGTTCACGCCTCTCTTCACCGTGAGCTTGTCCTCGATCAAGCCCGAGCTTTACTCGCATGGCAGCGCGCTGCTCGGCTCCATTCAGCAGGTGGCGGGCGCGACGGGCGTCGCGCTCTTCGTGACGCTGATGTCGGCGCGGATGGCCGGGCTCGGAGCACTGCCCGAGACCGAGGCACTCACCGGCGGGATCCGCGCGGCATTCGTGTGCGGTGCGTTCCTATCGCTGCTCGCCGTCGGTTGCGCCTTCTTCGTCCGCGCGCCGCGTGCGGTCCGCGGCGGCGGGTAA